Sequence from the Natronomonas marina genome:
CGCTCGGCCGAACCCACCGACATGAGTCTCGAGGCCGACCTCGACCGTGCCCGCGACCTCTCGGTGGCCGACCTCGCCGACGCCGTCGAATCAATCGGCTTCGAGTGCACCCGGTGTGGGGGTTGCTGCAAGGCCGTCGAACCCGACGACGGCGAGACACAGGAGCACACCGCCACCCTCTTTCCCGACGAGGCGCGCGAGTTGCTGGACGCCACCGACGAGGGGTTCGACCGCGAGTACGACTGGCGGGACGTCGCCCGGCCGATGCCCTACGGACTCTCCGAGGGCGAGGACGGCCCCGAGGGCGAGACCTTCGAGTGGGCGCTGCAGACCGACGCCTGCGGGGACTGCACCTTCTACCGGGAGGCCGACGACGGGACCGGCGCCTGCACCGTCCACGGCGAGCGCCCGCTCATCTGCCGCACCTACCCGTTCAGCGTCGTGCTCGGCGAGGCGGACGACGAGGACGCCGCCGTCGCACAGCCGATGGGCGAGGCCGTCGACCGCGAGGGGCCGGTCCGCGCCCACGAGTGCGAGGGCCTCGGCCGGGACATCTCCCGGGCCGACGCCGAGGAACTCGCCGCCGCGCTCAAGCAACGGGCGGTCCGTGAACTCGAGGAGGCCATCGCTGTCCGGGAGAACTACGAGCCGCGACCCGACGCCGACGGCGTGGTCGTCCACGATTCGGAGGGCCCGAAGCGTCCCGACGGGACCCCCCTGAACAGTCGGTAGCTTCTATACGGGCGCCCCGTATGTTGTGGGCGAAGGTCTATGGAAATCTCCGATAAACTCCTGTGTCTGTTCAGTGCCGAGGTCGAGGAGACCGAGGACCGTTTTGTCGTCGAGATCCCGCGCAGAGAGGTCGAGACCGGCTCCGTCGATCCCGGCGAGACGTACCGCGTCGCCCTGGTCGCCGGCGGGACCGAAACCGGATCGACGTCCTCGGAGTCCGAACCCAGCGACGAACCGCAACCCCCCGTCGAGGAGGGCGAGATACGCTACGTCGAGATCGAGGACCTCGGCAAGCAGGGCGACGGCATCGCCCGCGTCGAGCGCGGCTACGTCATCATCGTCCCCGGCGGCGAGGTCGGCGAGCGCGTCAAGGTCGAGATCTCCGAAGTGAAGTCGAACTTCGCGGTCGGCGAGATTATCGAATAGAAACTTTTTGCACGCTCGCGAGCGCCTCTGGCGCTCGCTCGCGGCAAAAACTTTCATGAAAAATAGCGGCTCGCTCCAGCCGCGCGGCCGTCGGGCCGCGCGTTAGTCGCTCGCCGCTACCGCGCGACCGAAGGAAGCGCGGTGAACCGCTCGCGCCCTGCGGGCGCTGGCGGATGCTGCCTCCTGCTTGCCGAACACCACGCAACGGCGTTTCGTCCCTGTACCATTCGACCACGTTCGTCCGCGAGTTTTTCCGTTCGGTGGCGTCGAAACCACACGACTGCGCCGTGTTGACCGACCGTACCAAACCGCCTTTTGTGTGGTAGCCCCACTCGACGCACATGAGCGCGACCGCAACGACGCCGACGACCGACCTCAGCGACAAGCAGCGCCGCATCCTCGCGTACCTCCGCGAGAAGGGCCGGATGAAGACCTACTTCAAGTCGCGGCTCATCGGCGACGAACTCGGCATGTCGGCCAAGGAGGTCGGCACCAATATGACCGCCATCTGCGAGGGCGACTTCGACGTCGACGTCGAGAAGTGGGGCTACTCCTCGGGGACGACCTGGAAGGTCACGGTCTGATTTTGGGCCGTCGGCGGTGGCCGCCCGGTCCGGCGGTCAGTCGGCTTGCCACTCCGATTCCAGCAGGCCGTACGTTATCTGGTCGACGTACTCCCCGTCGACGTAGTAGTGCTCGCGGTGGCGACCCTCCTGAACGAACCCGAGTTTCTCCAGCGTCGCCCGCGAGGCGTCGTTGTCGGCGCGGGCGGCCGCGCCGATGCGGTGGAGTCGCCGCTCGTCGAAGCCGTACTCGACGAACCGACCGACGGCGTCGGTGCCGTACCCCTGCCCCTGTTCCTCCGGGACGAACCACGCCCCGATAAACGCGTGCCCGGAGTCGGGTTCGAACATGAACATCGACAGCAGACCGATGGGCTCGCCGTCGACGCAGGCCAGCAGGCCGAGGCCGTCGCTGTCGTCGTTCATGTACCCCTCGATGTCCTCGCTCGCCTCGGCGACCGCGTGCGGCCGCGAGCGGGGGAGCCACGGCCGGACTTCGGGGTCGTTCCGGCCGCGGGCGACGAACTCGGCGTCCTCCTCGGCAACGGCGTGCAGATCAACCTCCTCGCCGTGCAGGAAGGGAGGTCCGGGCATACTCGGCCCGTCGGTGGTCGTCGGGAAGTGTCTTCCGCCGGCGTGTGAATCCGTCTCGTACGGACTGCCGTACCCGTTTCCGGGGGGCGGTTACCGGTCGCGCCGGAAACGACTCACGGCACTCCGTCTCAGGGGTCGTACGCAACGAGTTCGTCCGCCTCGCCGGCGAGGGCGACCGCCTCGGCCCCGAAGGAGTCGGCATACCGGACGACGAGCGTCAAGAGCGTCTCCGGTCGCTCGACGACGTAGCCGTCGGCCCGCGACAGCAGGCCCGCGGCGTCGAGTTGGGTGGCGTACTTCGAGACCGTCGAGCGGGAGACGTCGGCGGCCGCCGCGAGGTCGGCGCCCGTCGCCGAGGGGTCCCGCAGCAGCGCGACGAGCATCCGCCGCGGCGTCTCCCGGCGGAGGTAGCCCAGCGCGCGCTGCTCGAAGTCCGAGAACCGTCCCGCCGGGAAGTACCGCTTGTAGTCGCCGTCCTTGCGGCCGACGACGGCGCCGTCGTTTTCGAGGCGCCGGAGGTGGTGCTGGGTCTCGCCGGTGCCGAGCTGGAGGTCGTCGCGGAGCTTCGAGAAGTGCGCGCCCGGCGTCGCCGCGAGGTAGCCGACGATGGCCTCCCGGACGTCGCTTCCGTCGTCGGCCGCCGAAATCCCGACGAGCGGGGTCGTCGCTCCGAGTGCCGCGAAGCGCTTCAGGGTCGCCCGCTTGCTCTCGTCGACCCCCTCGTCTCTCATCACCGGTGATTGGAAACACCGGGGTATAACCTCTTCGCCACGTTGTCCGTGAGCTGTCAGTTCTTCTCGGTCTCGGTTTCGGCGTCGGTGGAATCACTATCGTCGCCGCTCTCTCCCCCGTCGTCGCCGGAGTCCGGCGTGGTGCTCCCGGTGCCGACCTCGCTGCCCTCCGTCGTCGTGCTCCCGGTGCCGACCTCGCTGCCGGACCCGCTGCCGGACATCTCCTCGTCCATCTCGGCGATGACCTCGTCGGGGTCGCGGATGTCGGCGGGGTCGGCGCCTTCCTTGATGGCCTGGGCCTCCTGCTCCATCTGCTCGACGTCCATCTCCGTCTCCTCCTCGATCTGGCCGAGGATCTCCTCGATGTCGTCCAGTCCGAGCATCTCGCGGGTCTCGGCGTCGAACTCCAGACTCTCGAGCAGTTCGCCGTCGGTGGCGACGTCGCTGCCGGTGAGGTGCTGTCCGTACCGGCTGAGCAGCGAGGTGAGTTCCTGCGGGAGGACGAAGGTGGTCGACTCGCCCTTGCCGATTTCCTCCAGCGTCTCCATGCCGCGTTCGATGACGGCCCGTTCGCCCATCGACTCGGCGGACTTGGCGCGCAGCACCGTCGAGATGGCGTCACCCTGCGCCTCGAGGATCTGGCTCTGCTTTTCACCCTGTGCGCGGATGATGTTGGACTGCTTGTCACCCTCGGCGGTCTCGATGGCGCTGCGGCGTTCACCCTGCGCCTCGAGAATCATCGCCCGCCGCTTGCGCTCGGCGGAGGTCTGCTGTTCCATCGCCTGCTGGACGTCCTTGCTGGGGTTGACCTCGCGGACCTCGACGGACTCGACGCGGATGCCCCACTCGTCGGTCGGTTCGTCCAGTTCTCGGCGGATGTGGGCGTTGATCTCCTGGCGCTTGTTCAGCGTGTCGTCGAGTTCCATGTCGCCCAGCACCGCCCGCAGGGTGGTCTGTGCGAGGTTCGAGACGGCCTTCTTGTAGTTCTCGACCTCGAGGAAGGCCTTCCGGGCGTCCATGACCTTGATGTAGACGACGGCGTCGGCCGTCACCGGCGAGTTGTCGCGGGTGATGGCCTCCTGGCGCGGCACGTCGAGCGTCTGGGTCCGCATGTCGAAGGGGTAGGTTTTCGAGACGAATGGCGGGACGAAGTTGATACCCGGTTCGAGGAGTTTGCGGTACTCCCCGAACACCGTCAGCGCCCGTTTCTCGTAGGCGTTGACGATCTCGACCGCCTGGTACACGGCCACAACGGCGATGGCGAGCAACAGCAACGCGACGATGGGCAGAATCGTCCCACCCAGCTGGAGGGGCGTGAACATACTCCGTCTTCGGTCGAACCCTCCATAAGGGTTCGGCTGCGAGCGGTATCGGCTGCGTACACCCCACGGCAGATGTTCGAGAGGGGTTCGTCCCGGACTCCGGGACCCCCGGCGGCGGGGACGCTCCCTTCAGGCCGGTTCGCCGTCGCCCTCTCGTTCCCGTTCCGGTTCCGGCTCGTCGGCCTCCCCCCGCTCGCGGTCGGCCGCCAGCCGGCGGTCGATGTCGTCCTCGAAGACCGACGTCGACTCGACGGTGACGACGTTGCCACCGCCGGGATCGACCACCATCACCTCCTCTCCTTCCGGAATCTCGCCGTCGAGGGCCCGCGCCTGGTAGTAGGGGTTGAAGCCGCCGCCGTCGAGTTTCACCTCGCCGCTGCTTTCGGTGACTCGCTCGGTGACGCGGCCGGTCTTGCCCCGCAGGGACTTCGAGTCGGAGGTCTGGCCGCTGCCCTTCCCGCCGTAGAAATCGAACTGCCGGTAGGCGTACAGCGCCCCGCCGCCGGCAGCGATGACCACCGCCGCCAGGACGAGCGGCAGCGCGACCGCCGGGAGGACCGGCCCCACGAACAGGCCGACCAGCCCCGCCGCCAGCAGCGCGATGCCGATGACGATGAAGTGGGCGCCGGGGGCGAACGCCTCCATTATCATCAGCCCCGCTCCGATCAGGACGAGCAGGAACGGCACCGAGAGCCCGAACAGTTCGGGGCCGGTCTGTGCGAGGACATCGATCATGCTGCTGGGTAGGGGCTCACGCCCGTTAATGGTTCGCCCAGACCGGTGTCACCGGCTGTAGGACGATTCAAGCGACGAACAACCGCGAGAGGACGAACAGCGCGAACCCGACGCCGAGCAGCACGAAGACGGCCCCCTCGAGGGTTGGCTCGCCGGGCTCTATTTTCGTGTTCTCTCGGGGGGCGTCCCCCCCGGCGGCGTCCCCGGTGGTCGAGTCGACGACCTCGTCGCCCTCGCCGTCCTCCTCGAAGTCCGACAGCGGGAAGCGCCACTCCTCCTCGGTGGCGCCCTCGCCAGCGTCGTGGTCGGCCATACCGGCCGTACGGGGCGGGTCCGCAAAGGCGTGTTGGGTTCGGGGGCGCGGTGACGCCGCCGCCGGCCGACTACTGAACCTTCGTGCCGGGGTCGGCGTCGCCGACCGTCGTCAGGAGGTCGGCCTCCTCGCCGGCCGCGAGCAACATTCCGTCGGACTCGACGCCGAACAGTTCGCTCTTCTCGAGGTTGGCCACGACGACGATGCGGGTGCCCGGAAGCTCCTCGAGGTCGTGTAGCTGCTTGATGCCGGCGACTATCTGGCGGGTCTCGACGCCGACGTCGACGACCAGCCGCGCCAGGTCGTCGGCGCCCTCGATGGGCTCGGCCTCCAGCACCTCCGCGACCCGGAGGTCGAGTTGCTTGAACTGCTCGAACGACACGCGCTCGTCGGCGATGGGTGCTACGTCCACGTCCTCCCCGTCGTCGGCCTCGTCCTCGTCGCTTTCGGATTCCTCGTCCCCGCCGGCCGCCTCGATGCGGGTCTGGAGCTGCTCGTTTAGCTCGGCAACCGTCTCGTCTTCGAGCTTGTCGAACAGCTCCTCGGGCTCGTCGAACTCGGCGGGCGGCGCCGCCAGAGCCTCTTCGAGGGACGCGTCGTGGACGCTGCCGGCCTCCCCGATCTGGTCCCACAGCTCTTCGGCCTTGCCGGGCAGCACCGGCTCCATCAGCACTGCGAGCGCCTTCGAAATCTGGACGCAGTCGCGGATGACCTGCGCGGCCGCCTCGGGGTCGTCGTCGGTGAGCTTCCAGGGTTCGTGCCGCTGGATGTACTCGTTGCCGAACCGCGCCAGTTCGACGGGTACCTGGCCCAGTCCGCGGACGCGGTAGTCGTTGATTGCCGCCCGGAAGTCGTCCATCGCCGCCTCGATTTCCTCGCGGACCTCGTCGCTGACCGCGGCGTCGGGCGTGCCGCCGTAGTTGCGCTCGGCGAACAGCAGCGACCGGTAACAGAAGTTGCCCAGCGTTCCGACGAGTTCGCTGTTGACCCGCTCGGCCAGCCCGTCCCACGAGAAGTCCACGTCGGCGACGAACTCGCTGCCGGTGACGATGTGGTAACGGTACAGGTCCGGGTGCAGGCCGGACGCGACGTAGTCGTCGGCCCACACCGCGCGGTTCCGCGACGTCGAGAAGGCGTCGCCGTCGAGGTTGACGAACCCGCAGGCCATCACCGCCCGCGGCTCGTTGTAGCC
This genomic interval carries:
- a CDS encoding DUF7312 domain-containing protein, which encodes MADHDAGEGATEEEWRFPLSDFEEDGEGDEVVDSTTGDAAGGDAPRENTKIEPGEPTLEGAVFVLLGVGFALFVLSRLFVA
- a CDS encoding DUF7123 family protein, whose product is MSATATTPTTDLSDKQRRILAYLREKGRMKTYFKSRLIGDELGMSAKEVGTNMTAICEGDFDVDVEKWGYSSGTTWKVTV
- a CDS encoding SPFH domain-containing protein, translated to MFTPLQLGGTILPIVALLLLAIAVVAVYQAVEIVNAYEKRALTVFGEYRKLLEPGINFVPPFVSKTYPFDMRTQTLDVPRQEAITRDNSPVTADAVVYIKVMDARKAFLEVENYKKAVSNLAQTTLRAVLGDMELDDTLNKRQEINAHIRRELDEPTDEWGIRVESVEVREVNPSKDVQQAMEQQTSAERKRRAMILEAQGERRSAIETAEGDKQSNIIRAQGEKQSQILEAQGDAISTVLRAKSAESMGERAVIERGMETLEEIGKGESTTFVLPQELTSLLSRYGQHLTGSDVATDGELLESLEFDAETREMLGLDDIEEILGQIEEETEMDVEQMEQEAQAIKEGADPADIRDPDEVIAEMDEEMSGSGSGSEVGTGSTTTEGSEVGTGSTTPDSGDDGGESGDDSDSTDAETETEKN
- a CDS encoding winged helix-turn-helix transcriptional regulator is translated as MRDEGVDESKRATLKRFAALGATTPLVGISAADDGSDVREAIVGYLAATPGAHFSKLRDDLQLGTGETQHHLRRLENDGAVVGRKDGDYKRYFPAGRFSDFEQRALGYLRRETPRRMLVALLRDPSATGADLAAAADVSRSTVSKYATQLDAAGLLSRADGYVVERPETLLTLVVRYADSFGAEAVALAGEADELVAYDP
- a CDS encoding GNAT family N-acetyltransferase is translated as MPGPPFLHGEEVDLHAVAEEDAEFVARGRNDPEVRPWLPRSRPHAVAEASEDIEGYMNDDSDGLGLLACVDGEPIGLLSMFMFEPDSGHAFIGAWFVPEEQGQGYGTDAVGRFVEYGFDERRLHRIGAAARADNDASRATLEKLGFVQEGRHREHYYVDGEYVDQITYGLLESEWQAD
- a CDS encoding YkgJ family cysteine cluster protein, which encodes MSLEADLDRARDLSVADLADAVESIGFECTRCGGCCKAVEPDDGETQEHTATLFPDEARELLDATDEGFDREYDWRDVARPMPYGLSEGEDGPEGETFEWALQTDACGDCTFYREADDGTGACTVHGERPLICRTYPFSVVLGEADDEDAAVAQPMGEAVDREGPVRAHECEGLGRDISRADAEELAAALKQRAVRELEEAIAVRENYEPRPDADGVVVHDSEGPKRPDGTPLNSR
- a CDS encoding TRAM domain-containing protein, with amino-acid sequence MEISDKLLCLFSAEVEETEDRFVVEIPRREVETGSVDPGETYRVALVAGGTETGSTSSESEPSDEPQPPVEEGEIRYVEIEDLGKQGDGIARVERGYVIIVPGGEVGERVKVEISEVKSNFAVGEIIE
- the metG gene encoding methionine--tRNA ligase, whose amino-acid sequence is MHEEFPTDEPAVVTCGLPYANGDLHVGHLRTYVSGDALSRALERVGQDVAFVCGSDMHGTPIAVNAAEEGVDPETYAFEYHEQYEETFPKFNVEFDNYGHTHDETNTELTREFVRSWIDGDHVVEKEIEVAWDAEADQPLPDRFVEGTCPYCGEYARGDECDEGCQRHLEPGEIEDPVSTITGNPAEYRTRPHKFLRLADFQEYLAGFIDRLEGTENAKNQPREWIEGELQDLCITRDMDWGIDYPGGEASETPREGGEAAESEEDLVLYVWVDAPIEYVSSTKQYSERVGADQFDWEAVWKNRGTDEEPDGGEIIHIIGHDIIQHHTVFWPAMLRGAGYNEPRAVMACGFVNLDGDAFSTSRNRAVWADDYVASGLHPDLYRYHIVTGSEFVADVDFSWDGLAERVNSELVGTLGNFCYRSLLFAERNYGGTPDAAVSDEVREEIEAAMDDFRAAINDYRVRGLGQVPVELARFGNEYIQRHEPWKLTDDDPEAAAQVIRDCVQISKALAVLMEPVLPGKAEELWDQIGEAGSVHDASLEEALAAPPAEFDEPEELFDKLEDETVAELNEQLQTRIEAAGGDEESESDEDEADDGEDVDVAPIADERVSFEQFKQLDLRVAEVLEAEPIEGADDLARLVVDVGVETRQIVAGIKQLHDLEELPGTRIVVVANLEKSELFGVESDGMLLAAGEEADLLTTVGDADPGTKVQ
- a CDS encoding NfeD family protein, with product MIDVLAQTGPELFGLSVPFLLVLIGAGLMIMEAFAPGAHFIVIGIALLAAGLVGLFVGPVLPAVALPLVLAAVVIAAGGGALYAYRQFDFYGGKGSGQTSDSKSLRGKTGRVTERVTESSGEVKLDGGGFNPYYQARALDGEIPEGEEVMVVDPGGGNVVTVESTSVFEDDIDRRLAADRERGEADEPEPEREREGDGEPA